The segment GCTGACCCAGGAGGGCGGCCGCGAGGTGCCGGTGGCGCCGCCGGTGAGCGCGGACTGGAGCGGTTCGCCGAGCGTCCACATCGGATCCGCGCTTGGCCTGCGCCCGTGGCACGCGGCCTGGTTCGACCCGTCGACGGGCAAGCTTGTCGCGCTGCGCGCGAGCGGCTCGGTGCTGCTGTCCGTGACCGTCAACGGCGTCACCGCCCGCACCACCCTCACGCTCACCCACCCTGAGAGAGCAGCGGCATAGGCCGCGTTTGGTCAGGGTTGAGGGGTGAGCCTGGGCGACCGCGGAGGGTGAGGCCGCGGGAGCAACGGTCCGGACCATCGCGGACGTCGCGGTAGCTCGGATCTGTTCAAAAATCGCCTTCGGCGACCTGGAAGACGGTCAGGCCGAGCTCGCGCCACATCTTGACCACCTGCATGCGGTCGTCGAATACGCCGACAACGTGGTAGCGGTCGCGGATCTCGCGTTCGAAGATCTCCTGCTTGACCACGGCGTCGCGTCGGGAGTCGTAGACGTCGCGCATGTAGAGCGCCTCGTACGGCACGCCGACGTGGCGGTCGAGCCACTCTTCGGTGGCGGCGCGGGCGGACTCGTCGCGGCCGGTGCAGTACACGATCGCGTGGCCGGCCGCGTGCATGGCGCGCACCGCGGCGATCACCGCGTGGTTGGGCTGGTCCTCGCCGACGCGGTGCATGGCGTACGGGCTGCGGTCGCCGATCAGCGCCACCGTGCCGTCGATGTCGACGAGGACGATCTTCGGGGCGCCGGGCGGCGGGTCGTAGATGACGGCGGGGCGGCCGGGGGTGACGTCGGGGACCGGGAGGGGCAGCGTGCGGCCGGCCAGGTACCGCTCGTGCATGCGCCGGATCGCCTCCTCGCCGACCTGCTCGGACTCGGGGCGGTCGGCGTCGCGGCGTACGCACTCGTCGACCGGCACGTCCGTGAAGTCGTGCACCTCGAACGCCGCGCCGAGGCGTGCGGCCATGTCGGCCCACTCGCGGACCAGGCGGGAGGAGAGGTTGGTGTCGTCGATGCAGACGTCGGCCCGGGCGCGCAGGAGCGCCTCGACCTGCGCCCGCTGTACGGCGGTGACCTGGCCCTCGGCCCATGTGGTGTAGAGCCGGTCACCGTGCAGCATGCGGCGCAGGTCGTCACGGTTGACGCGGACCACGCCAGGCTGAAGTTTCCTCGCAAACGTGGTCTTACCGGACGCGGGCAACCCTCGGGTGATGATCAAGCGCGGCATTGTCTACAAGCATGCCAGCCCGGGAATGACGCCTGGCATCCCCGCGTTCCACCCATCGGCCAGGCATGGCACACTGGTCAATCGGCCAAGGTTCCGGTTCACGCCGGAGCGATTCGCCCTCAGGTGGCGGTTCGTGACGATGGCGACCCGGCGACCACCAACGAAAGGACCGAGGCACAAATGAAGCCCGACATCCACCCGCAGTACGTCGTGACCGAGGTCACCTGCTCCTGCGGCAACACCTTCACCACCCGCAGCACGGCGAAGAGTGGCTCGATCCACGTCGAGACCTGCAGCGCGTGCCACCCGTTCTACACGGGCAAGCAGCGCGTGCTCGACACCGCCGGCCGGGTTGCGAAGTTCCAGCAGAAGTACGCGAAGGCTGCCGCCAAGAAGGCCAAGTAGCTACCCCGACGGCGCCCGCCCCTCGTTCGCGAGGGCGGGCGCCGTTCGTATGTAACCACCGGACGCTAGGGGTGAGCACATGAGCACGGATCGGCTGAGCGGGCTGCTGGACGAGTACGCGGAGCTGGAGAAGCGGCTCGCCGACCCGGCCATCCACGCCGACCAGGCCACGGCCCGCCGGGTGGGCCGGCGCTTCGCCGAGCTCTCCCCGCTCTACAAGGCGGCCGGCGAGCTGGAGCAGGCGCGTGCCGACCTCACCGCCGCGCGGGAGCTCGTGGCCGAGGACCCCTCGTTCGCCACGGAGGCCGACGCCATCGCGGCCAAGCTGCCGGGCCTGGAGGAGCGGCTCGCCGAGCTGCTGATCCCGCGCGACCCGCACGACGCCAAGGACGTGATCCTCGAGATCAAGGCGGGCGAGGGCGGCGAGGAGTCGGCACTCTTCGCCGGCGACCTGCTGCGCATGTTCCAGCGGTACGCGGAGCGGCACGGCTGGCTCACCGAGGTGATCGAGGCCCAGGACTCGGACCTCGGCGGCGTCAAGGACGTCTCGCTGGCCATCAAGACCAAGGGCGTGCCCGACGGCGGCAACGGGGTGTGGTCGCGGCTGAAGTGGGAGGGCGGCGTACACCGCGTGCAGCGGGTGCCGGTCACCGAGTCGCAGGGCCGGATCCACACCAGCGCGGCCGGCGTGCTCGTGCTCCCCGAGGCCGAGGAGGTCGACGTCTCGATCGACCCCAATGACCTGCGGATCGACGTCTTCCGCTCGTCCGGGCCGGGTGGGCAGTCGGTCAACACGACGGACTCCGCGGTGCGGATCACCCACCTGCCCACCGGCATCGTGGTCTCCTGCCAGAACGAGAAGAGCCAGCTGCAAAACCGCGAGCAGGCGATGCGGATCCTGCGGGCGCGACTTCTCGCCGCGGCACAGGAGGAGGCCGACTCGGCCGCTTCGGACGCGCGCCGCTCGCAGGTGCGCACGGTCGACCGCTCGGAGCGGATCCGCACGTACAACTTCCCGCAGAACCGGATCACCGACCACCGGATCGGCTACACCGCGTACAACCTCGACCTTGTGCTGGCCGGCGACATGGACGGCGTCCTCGACGCGCTCGCCGAAGCCGACCGCCAGGCCAGGCTCGCCGGTGACACGGAGCTCAAACGGAGCTAAGAGGCCACCGGCTGGGGGCGGGCGCCGGGCTTGGCGCGGAGCATCGCGCGGTCGGCCAGCTCGAACGCGGTGCCCAGCGCCTCGCGCAGGTTGGCCGACGCGCTGACCTCGGCGAAGCCGACGCTCACGCCCACCGGCGTGCCGGGCACGAGCGACTCCCACTCCTCGGCCTCGACAGCCGCGCCGATCCGGCGTCCGACCTCGGCCGCCTCGGCCATGCCCGCGCCGGGCAGCACCACCACGAACTCGTCGCCGCCGTACCGCGCGACGAAGTCGCCGCGGCGCATGACCCTGTTGATGACGCCCGCGATGCGCTGGAGCACGAGGTCGCCGGAGAGGTGACCGTGCGCGGTGTTGACCGCCTTGAAGCCGTCGAGGTCGCAGACGCCCACCGTGGCGCGCTCGCCCCGCGCGACCATCGCCGCCACGTAGCGCTCGAGGTGGCGCCGGTTGGCCAGGCCGGTGAGCGGGTCGGTCAGCGCCTCGTCCTCGTACCGCGAGACGGCGCGGCGCATGTCTTCGTGGTCGAGGCGGGCGGCGATGCCCTCGACGTACACGTCGCGGAGGCGGTCGCTGCGCTGCGCCGCCAGCCGGAACGCGTGCCGGTCGGCCCGGTGCGCGGCCGCGTGGTCGCCGGCCCGCGCGTACGTGAGGCTGCGCAGCCGGGCGTGCTCCGCCGGCCCCAGCGTCTCGCTCGACACCGCCACCGTCTCCAGCCGGGTGAGCGCCTCGATCGGGCGCCCCGCCGCCATGGCCAAGCACACCTCGCCGAGCATCCGCAGGTCGCGGGCGCGCGCGCCGTCACCGCCGTCGGCCAGCAGCCGGGCGGCCTGCCGGGCGGACTCGGGCGGCTCGCCCAGCGCGGCGCGGCGGGCAATCGCGTACCCGTACGCCGCGCGGCCGCTCGGCCGGAGCCTGGCCGCGCCGTCGCCGCCCAGAAAGCGCTCCGCGTCGGCGGTGATGTCACGCAGCACGCGCAGGCAGCCGTCGGTGTCGCCGTTGTGGTCGAGCGCGACCGCGTTGCGCAGCCGGATGCCGGGCGCCGCGAACGTCTCGGGCGTCACGTCCGCCGCCGCCGCGACCTGGCGCGCCTTTTCGATCGCGCCCAGCGCGTGCCCGTGGAAGCCGAGGTACGAGTACGCCATCGCCAGGTCGTTCCACGCGACGGCGGTGTCCCAGTCGAGGTCTTCGACAGTGGCCATCGCGCGGGCACTGTGCACGAGGTGGGTCACGCACCGCTCCAGCGCGCCCTGGTGCTGCGCGGCGAGGGCGGCGAGGGCGTGCAGGTTGCCGAGAAGCAGCGGCTCGCCGATGTCGCGCACCGCGTCGAAGGCCAACTGGACCGCCACGTTGTACTCCGCGGTGCGGCCCAGGTTTATCAAGGCGGCAACCCGCTGAACGAGGGCGTCCGCGCGGGTGAGCGGGTCGTCGGTGGTGGCGAGAACCCGGTCGAGCAGGACGCACGCCTCCGCCGAGCGGCTGCTTTCTTGCAGCTTGCGGGCCTTTCGGAGGGTTTCGGCCTGGTCATCGACCCGGTCGAGCCAACTCACTCAAGCCTCCTAACCCCCGGAAGACCCCGGTGCCCCCGCGGGCCGTCGCGTCGACCCACTGTCCAATGATTATCTCGTGACAGGCCATATGGAACACCCCAGTGAAGGGACGGACCGGACGCGCGCATTGCAAGCGGTAGCCCGCGCCACAAATCTCCTGTCCAGAGTAGGTATGCCATCAGCAAGAGTCGATGCGGAAATCCTTGCTTCCCATGTGCTCCATGTGACTCGTGGGCGATTGGCGCTGATAGATGGTTTTACGGCGGATCAGCTCGCGGAGTTCGATGCTCTCGTCGACCGCCGCGCCGCCGGCGAGCCGGTGCAACACCTGGTCGGGAGCGCCGGCTTCCGGCACCTGGAGCTCGCGGTCGGCCCCGGCGTGTTCGTGCCACGGCCGGAGACCGAGCTGCTGGCCGGCTGGGCGGTCACTTTGATAACCCCCGGCGCGACGG is part of the Phytohabitans houttuyneae genome and harbors:
- a CDS encoding phosphatase domain-containing protein gives rise to the protein MPRLIITRGLPASGKTTFARKLQPGVVRVNRDDLRRMLHGDRLYTTWAEGQVTAVQRAQVEALLRARADVCIDDTNLSSRLVREWADMAARLGAAFEVHDFTDVPVDECVRRDADRPESEQVGEEAIRRMHERYLAGRTLPLPVPDVTPGRPAVIYDPPPGAPKIVLVDIDGTVALIGDRSPYAMHRVGEDQPNHAVIAAVRAMHAAGHAIVYCTGRDESARAATEEWLDRHVGVPYEALYMRDVYDSRRDAVVKQEIFEREIRDRYHVVGVFDDRMQVVKMWRELGLTVFQVAEGDF
- the rpmE gene encoding 50S ribosomal protein L31 — protein: MKPDIHPQYVVTEVTCSCGNTFTTRSTAKSGSIHVETCSACHPFYTGKQRVLDTAGRVAKFQQKYAKAAAKKAK
- the prfA gene encoding peptide chain release factor 1, which gives rise to MSTDRLSGLLDEYAELEKRLADPAIHADQATARRVGRRFAELSPLYKAAGELEQARADLTAARELVAEDPSFATEADAIAAKLPGLEERLAELLIPRDPHDAKDVILEIKAGEGGEESALFAGDLLRMFQRYAERHGWLTEVIEAQDSDLGGVKDVSLAIKTKGVPDGGNGVWSRLKWEGGVHRVQRVPVTESQGRIHTSAAGVLVLPEAEEVDVSIDPNDLRIDVFRSSGPGGQSVNTTDSAVRITHLPTGIVVSCQNEKSQLQNREQAMRILRARLLAAAQEEADSAASDARRSQVRTVDRSERIRTYNFPQNRITDHRIGYTAYNLDLVLAGDMDGVLDALAEADRQARLAGDTELKRS
- a CDS encoding GGDEF domain-containing protein codes for the protein MSWLDRVDDQAETLRKARKLQESSRSAEACVLLDRVLATTDDPLTRADALVQRVAALINLGRTAEYNVAVQLAFDAVRDIGEPLLLGNLHALAALAAQHQGALERCVTHLVHSARAMATVEDLDWDTAVAWNDLAMAYSYLGFHGHALGAIEKARQVAAAADVTPETFAAPGIRLRNAVALDHNGDTDGCLRVLRDITADAERFLGGDGAARLRPSGRAAYGYAIARRAALGEPPESARQAARLLADGGDGARARDLRMLGEVCLAMAAGRPIEALTRLETVAVSSETLGPAEHARLRSLTYARAGDHAAAHRADRHAFRLAAQRSDRLRDVYVEGIAARLDHEDMRRAVSRYEDEALTDPLTGLANRRHLERYVAAMVARGERATVGVCDLDGFKAVNTAHGHLSGDLVLQRIAGVINRVMRRGDFVARYGGDEFVVVLPGAGMAEAAEVGRRIGAAVEAEEWESLVPGTPVGVSVGFAEVSASANLREALGTAFELADRAMLRAKPGARPQPVAS